From the Gemmatimonadaceae bacterium genome, one window contains:
- a CDS encoding FAD-dependent oxidoreductase: MDTTDVQEYPRVAADMRTNVCIVGAGISGMTTAYLLARAGRAVIVIDDGQIGGGETGRTTAHITAALDDRYYEIEKLHGEAGARIAAESHTAAIDRIESIASLEDIDCDFERLDGYLFLGRDEKKKILERELEAAHCAGLATVELLERAPLDFWDTGPALRFPRQAQFHPLKYLNGLARAIVRDGGQIFNFTHAEKIEDGEPARVTTSDGHVIIADNIVVATNTPVNDWVILHTKQSAYRTFVIGAHVPRGSVPHGLYWDTPDPYHYIRLHKVDAALDPRSADEILIVGGEDHKTGQEDDAEERFKCLEDWARERFPMIKSVEFRWSGQCMQPVDYMGFIGKNPGTDEHIYIATGDSGNGITHGTIAGILLTDLIMGRKNPWSKLYDPSRVTLRATAEFLRENLNVAGQYRDWMTPGDVESYDDIAPGTGAVVKRGRKKIAVFRDDKGDIHERSAVCTHLYCIVDWNTAERTWDCPCHGSRFDPYGQVVNGPAITPLPEVEMEESPASQ; this comes from the coding sequence ATGGATACGACAGACGTTCAGGAGTATCCTCGTGTCGCCGCCGACATGCGCACCAACGTCTGCATCGTCGGCGCCGGCATTTCCGGCATGACGACGGCATATCTGCTTGCCCGCGCCGGCCGTGCCGTTATCGTCATCGATGACGGTCAGATTGGCGGTGGCGAGACCGGACGTACTACCGCCCACATAACTGCCGCACTCGACGACCGTTATTACGAGATTGAGAAGCTCCACGGCGAGGCCGGTGCGCGTATCGCAGCCGAGAGTCATACCGCCGCCATCGACCGTATTGAATCGATTGCTTCACTCGAAGACATCGACTGCGATTTCGAGCGACTCGACGGATATCTCTTCCTCGGTCGCGATGAGAAGAAAAAAATTCTGGAGCGTGAGCTCGAGGCCGCTCATTGCGCCGGGCTTGCAACGGTCGAGCTCCTCGAACGGGCGCCTCTCGATTTCTGGGATACCGGTCCGGCTTTACGCTTTCCCCGCCAGGCACAGTTCCATCCACTCAAGTATCTCAACGGGCTTGCCCGCGCCATCGTCCGGGATGGCGGGCAGATTTTCAACTTCACCCACGCCGAGAAAATCGAGGACGGTGAACCGGCGAGGGTCACCACCAGCGACGGTCACGTGATAATCGCCGACAACATCGTCGTCGCTACCAATACTCCGGTCAACGACTGGGTCATTCTCCACACCAAGCAGTCTGCCTACAGAACTTTTGTCATTGGCGCGCACGTCCCACGCGGTTCCGTTCCCCATGGATTGTACTGGGATACGCCCGACCCATATCACTACATCCGGCTCCACAAGGTGGATGCCGCGCTCGATCCGCGAAGCGCTGACGAAATCCTCATTGTTGGTGGCGAAGACCACAAGACCGGCCAGGAAGACGACGCCGAAGAGCGCTTCAAGTGCCTCGAGGACTGGGCTCGCGAGCGCTTCCCGATGATAAAAAGTGTCGAATTCCGGTGGTCAGGACAGTGTATGCAGCCGGTGGATTATATGGGATTCATTGGAAAGAATCCCGGCACCGACGAACACATCTATATCGCCACTGGCGACTCGGGAAACGGCATCACCCACGGGACGATCGCCGGCATTCTGCTGACGGACTTGATCATGGGACGCAAGAACCCGTGGTCCAAGCTCTACGACCCGTCACGGGTGACCCTGCGCGCCACAGCCGAATTCCTCAGGGAAAATCTCAACGTTGCCGGACAGTACAGGGATTGGATGACTCCGGGAGACGTGGAATCGTACGACGACATTGCTCCGGGAACCGGCGCGGTGGTAAAACGTGGCCGCAAAAAGATTGCGGTATTTCGGGACGACAAGGGCGACATCCATGAACGGTCGGCGGTTTGTACCCATCTGTACTGTATTGTGGACTGGAATACGGCAGAACGGACGTGGGACTGTCCGTGTCATGGCTCACGTTTCGATCCCTATGGCCAAGTCGTGAATGGCCCCGCGATTACGCCGCTTCCCGAGGTTGAGATGGAGGAGTCCCCAGCGTCACAATGA
- a CDS encoding OmpA family protein, whose product MKFLMNGRRTLVATLALGSIGLSACASLNNKERGAVIGAGTGAAVGGVIGNNTGGSTARGAIIGAVLGGVAGAVIGNQMDQQAKEIDQSVTGAEVERVGEGIEVTFNSGLLFDFDSDVIRPAAAENLRELARNLTKYGNSSLLIVGHTDSQGDDSYNQSLSYRRANAASAYLQAQGVPRSRINTNGRGELEPEASNASESGRQRNRRVEVAIYASEAYREQVRRDSARN is encoded by the coding sequence ATGAAGTTCTTAATGAATGGCCGACGGACTCTCGTCGCGACTCTGGCGCTCGGCTCAATCGGTCTTTCCGCCTGCGCCAGTCTGAATAACAAGGAACGGGGCGCTGTCATTGGCGCCGGCACCGGTGCCGCTGTTGGCGGCGTGATCGGCAACAACACCGGAGGTTCCACAGCCAGGGGCGCAATCATTGGCGCGGTACTGGGAGGTGTGGCCGGTGCGGTCATCGGCAACCAGATGGATCAGCAGGCGAAGGAGATCGACCAGTCTGTCACCGGAGCCGAGGTAGAGCGCGTAGGTGAGGGAATCGAAGTGACGTTCAACTCCGGGCTGCTGTTCGACTTCGACTCCGATGTTATCCGACCGGCTGCGGCGGAGAACCTTCGCGAGCTGGCGAGAAACCTGACCAAGTACGGCAATTCGAGCCTGCTCATCGTGGGTCACACCGATAGCCAGGGTGATGATTCGTACAATCAGAGCCTGTCGTACCGCCGTGCGAATGCAGCGTCCGCGTACCTTCAGGCGCAGGGTGTGCCGCGCTCCAGGATCAATACCAACGGACGAGGCGAGCTTGAGCCGGAAGCTTCGAATGCCAGCGAGTCAGGGCGACAGAGAAACCGTCGTGTGGAAGTGGCGATATATGCAAGCGAGGCGTACCGCGAGCAGGTAAGACGGGATTCAGCCCGCAACTAG
- a CDS encoding glucoamylase family protein, which yields MFGADRLAKHSRNIARKHRLLPPRKQRGHGPLLERLDDTRRVLSRVHDRLSDAAERGVDISPAGEWLLDNAYIVQEHVREIRTNLPGGYYQELPKLANGTLADYPRVYDVAIELIAHTEGHLSLENITLFVQEYQKVTALKMGELWAIPTMLRLGLVENIRRMSLRVSARLDEVELADRWAKRLMLANDESPAALTRELDSFIDEHPAFTPIFVTRFLHQIRGYQVNFTPLIWLEQWIAEDGPSAEVAVTRSNRMTAMTQVTVANCITSLRTIARLDWKDFVESQSVTEKILRKDVTGCYPTMLFGTRDHYRHVVEHIAKQTKKEEEEVARAALALSISSENKGDVRRSHIGYYLIDEGRFDLERETGYTPPLKESIYRWTQRHPTFLYFGGIATATLMLISLVFSVIEPETIGLRIAVFLLALVPANEIGIGIVNQLVTLLLPPHILPKMEFREDGIPDANRTAVVVPTLFGSVKAVTEALEHIEVQYLANRDPNLFFAILSDLTDSPTETRESDAEILQSATSGIAELNEKYSRDESDVFYLFHRRRLWNEQQGVWMGWERKRGKLGQFNRYLRGHAEDAFATVTGDPTMLRSVKFVITLDSDTVLPRDAAQMLVGAIAHPLNTPEYDPQLGRIVRGYGIFQPRVGVSLTSAHASHFAAIHSGHPGVDPYTTAVSDVYQDLFSEGSFTGKGIYDVDAFEQATHGRFPENTLLSHDLIEGAYSRAALATDIEVYDDYPARYLTYTRRKHRWIRGDWQLLGWLTGTVPGPEGPTKNRLSAISRWKIFDNLRRSVVELSLLVLLFAGWFVLPGPAIRWTMLVLGAILFPWVFSLFLALLRPPTDQSWAAYYTAVGRDASVSAQQFVLAATFLPHQAVVSADAIVRTLIRLGITKKKFLEWQTASQVERSMASGSRIEVWRRMSPVTALALIIGIAVVTVSGTSFDAGSRDSVILLAATVPLLLLWFISPAVAHSLSAPATPSELRLSGTERQSALRYAKLHWQYFEQFVTEETQWLAPDNFQEEPEPIVAARTSPTNIGLQMMSIVSAHDLGLIQLDDMIERLEKVFRSLERMRRHRGHFFNWYDLRDLHVLEPAYISTVDSGNLAGHLIALKQACLQKGRAAECTKADVARLQAIAERARAYALEMDFKFLFDDKRKLFSIGYRQAANAFDNSYYDLLASESRLASFMAIAKDDVPVDHWFRLGRTLTTVAGTRTLISWSGSMFEYLMPALVMRTFPSTLLSQTHHGAVKRHIAYGAERGVPWGISESAYNIRDRASTYQYRAFGVPDIALKRGLSRDLVIAPYATALALLVEPHQAMRNMAMLEAEGALGPYGFRDAIDYTRPLPGSRKAVVGAYMAHHVGMSMVAFTNALCRNVWQQRFHSDPIVRSAELILQERIPRRLVVQDVQQQDDTVNVPSETEKPAVRELDTANTPQPRIAILGNVPYTTIVTNSGSGVSRYGNIAVNRWRNDGTRDDFGQWCYVKDMTTGNVWSAGHQPVCATAQWYRVFFASDRVTFHRRDGDIETQMEIAVASGDAAEVRRITVFNRSSIPHEIELTSYFEVVIAPPDSDRAHPAFGNLFVQTEWLGASSAILAMRRPRSAVDKAAWCGHVLAVGAGSAGSVSCETDRAQFIGRGRSARDPIALDVNGDLSGTVGAVLDPVLALRTRLTIPAGRSAEATFTTFMAEDREQAVQLADLYHDTYSARRALDLSWAQAQAELRELGISPADAALYQELAGHLLFTHPGFKGLAEKCEDNTLGQQELWALGISGDWPILLATLESADGLPSVRQLLRVHHYWRLKGLMCDLVILNEHPPTYLQELSDALLMTVMASSESGLLDRPGGVFLRRADVLKPEDIQLLNAVARIQVDCDGLGLGNFLEFPNVEDKYEKDEGRSADGVDSSVASLNGDNAHSLPQTDASGLQHFNGLGGFNDNHEYEIRLNGEELPPAPWVNVIGNPAGGFVVSETGAGVTWAENSYFFRLTPWQNDPVSDPSGECIYLRDDDTGFIWTATPEPVRTRASYTVKHGAGYSVFSQEQNGVETSLRMGMPEADPVKIQVLTLRNSGSTKKSLTITSYVEWVLGVDREKTREHIRTGMDRATETMFARNYFDAQFAGRVVFSAISEPLSGFTAARREFIGRNRSLGDPAGLRSGDLSGDVGDTVDPCAVLQTTIDLQPGETRQVTVLLGAGSGSEDALALVSRYRSPEAANAALDHAARVWRARLGTISIRTPEPTFDLIVNQWALYQGLSCRMWARSALYQSSGAFGFRDQLQDVMAFAYTEPQLARGHIIRCASRQFEEGDVQHWWHPHSGRGVRTRFSDDLIWLPYVVNHYLSLSGDRTVLDEDVPYLTMRQLNADEHELYDLPQMSEMVEPVYDHCVRALRKASTAGAHGLPLIGSGDWNDGMNRVGIEGKGESVWLAWFLIVTLRKFAEHATTRGDHAVNEEFTRKADEYQKAAESAGWDGAWYRRAYYDDGTPMGSNTSDDCKIDSIAQTWSIISRAGDPEHCRAAMRSLNEHLVREDARLIMLLTPAFDKSKHDPGYIQGYLPGVRENGAQYTHAALWAVLATALQGDGDRAMELYQMINPVTHALTPEGVANYKVEPYVVAADVYTAEGHLGRGGWTWYTGSASWLYRVGLEAILGFTKRGETLEMDPCIPSTWKEFALEYRHADSTYAITVKNPSGVQRGVISTTIDGEIVTGPIPLAAGGRRHEVIVTLGTPPSQPREAA from the coding sequence ATGTTCGGTGCAGACCGTCTGGCGAAGCATTCGCGGAATATCGCCCGCAAGCACAGGCTACTTCCTCCACGCAAACAACGCGGGCACGGTCCGCTACTCGAGAGACTGGATGACACACGGCGAGTACTGAGCCGGGTGCACGACCGCCTGAGTGATGCGGCAGAGCGTGGTGTCGACATAAGCCCGGCGGGCGAATGGCTGCTCGACAACGCGTACATCGTGCAGGAGCATGTTCGGGAGATACGCACGAATCTTCCAGGCGGCTACTACCAGGAGCTTCCGAAGCTGGCCAACGGCACTCTGGCCGACTACCCGCGGGTGTATGATGTCGCAATCGAGCTGATTGCGCACACCGAGGGTCATTTGTCGCTCGAGAACATCACTCTCTTCGTGCAAGAGTACCAGAAGGTGACTGCCCTGAAGATGGGCGAATTGTGGGCGATCCCGACGATGCTTCGGCTCGGACTCGTCGAGAACATCCGCCGGATGTCCCTCCGCGTGTCCGCCCGGCTGGACGAAGTCGAGCTTGCGGACCGATGGGCGAAACGGCTGATGCTCGCCAATGACGAATCACCTGCCGCCCTTACCCGTGAACTGGATTCGTTTATCGATGAGCATCCGGCGTTCACGCCGATTTTCGTGACTCGCTTTCTGCATCAGATTCGCGGTTACCAGGTCAATTTCACCCCTCTTATCTGGCTGGAGCAGTGGATCGCCGAGGACGGTCCGAGCGCCGAGGTGGCAGTTACGAGGTCGAACCGGATGACTGCCATGACGCAGGTGACGGTGGCCAACTGCATTACGAGCCTACGCACTATCGCGCGTCTTGACTGGAAGGATTTTGTAGAGTCGCAGAGCGTGACTGAAAAGATTCTCCGGAAGGACGTGACGGGTTGTTATCCCACAATGCTGTTCGGAACGCGCGATCACTACCGGCATGTGGTCGAACACATTGCAAAGCAGACGAAAAAAGAAGAGGAAGAAGTAGCACGCGCCGCTCTCGCGCTTTCGATTTCGTCAGAGAACAAAGGCGACGTTCGGCGTTCTCATATCGGCTACTATCTGATCGACGAGGGACGGTTCGATCTGGAGCGCGAAACCGGATATACGCCGCCTCTGAAAGAATCGATATACCGCTGGACTCAGCGTCACCCGACGTTTCTTTATTTCGGCGGCATTGCGACGGCAACGCTGATGCTGATATCGCTCGTGTTCTCGGTGATAGAACCGGAGACGATAGGGTTGAGGATTGCGGTGTTCCTTCTCGCGCTCGTACCCGCAAACGAGATCGGTATCGGGATTGTCAACCAGCTCGTCACGCTGCTGCTGCCGCCGCACATTCTGCCCAAAATGGAGTTCCGCGAGGACGGGATTCCCGACGCCAACCGGACTGCGGTCGTGGTTCCCACGCTATTCGGAAGCGTCAAGGCGGTCACAGAGGCACTGGAGCATATCGAAGTTCAGTATCTCGCCAACCGCGACCCGAATCTGTTTTTCGCCATCCTCAGTGATTTAACGGACTCGCCAACAGAGACGCGGGAATCCGACGCTGAAATTCTGCAGTCGGCGACGAGCGGAATTGCCGAACTCAATGAGAAATACAGTCGCGACGAGAGCGATGTGTTCTATCTGTTCCATCGCCGCCGTCTCTGGAACGAGCAACAGGGCGTGTGGATGGGGTGGGAACGGAAGCGCGGCAAGCTCGGACAGTTCAACCGTTATCTGCGAGGGCATGCGGAAGATGCGTTCGCAACAGTCACGGGAGATCCGACAATGCTGCGAAGCGTGAAGTTCGTCATCACGCTCGACTCGGATACGGTATTGCCCCGGGACGCTGCACAGATGCTGGTGGGAGCAATAGCTCATCCCCTGAACACCCCGGAGTATGATCCGCAGCTGGGTCGCATTGTGCGCGGCTATGGGATTTTCCAGCCCCGGGTCGGCGTGTCGCTCACGAGCGCGCATGCATCACACTTCGCGGCGATCCATTCGGGACATCCCGGCGTGGATCCTTATACAACCGCAGTGTCGGACGTGTACCAGGATCTGTTCTCCGAGGGAAGCTTTACCGGAAAAGGTATTTATGACGTGGATGCGTTCGAACAGGCGACGCACGGACGGTTCCCCGAGAACACGCTGCTAAGTCACGATCTGATCGAAGGCGCGTACTCGAGAGCGGCGCTCGCTACCGACATCGAGGTATATGATGACTACCCGGCGCGGTACCTGACATACACGCGCCGCAAGCACCGGTGGATCAGAGGCGACTGGCAGCTGCTTGGCTGGCTGACGGGCACCGTACCGGGGCCGGAGGGACCCACGAAAAACCGCCTGTCGGCGATCTCGCGCTGGAAGATCTTCGATAATCTCCGGCGAAGTGTCGTTGAGCTCTCACTGCTGGTTTTGCTTTTTGCCGGCTGGTTCGTGCTGCCTGGCCCGGCAATACGGTGGACGATGCTGGTGCTCGGCGCGATTCTGTTTCCCTGGGTTTTCTCCCTGTTCCTGGCGCTGTTGCGGCCGCCCACGGATCAGTCGTGGGCGGCGTATTACACGGCTGTTGGCCGGGACGCCAGCGTCAGCGCGCAGCAGTTCGTCCTCGCCGCAACATTTCTGCCACATCAGGCGGTAGTCAGTGCAGACGCAATTGTCCGCACCCTTATTCGCCTTGGCATTACAAAGAAAAAGTTTCTTGAATGGCAGACCGCGTCGCAGGTCGAGCGGTCGATGGCAAGCGGATCGCGGATAGAAGTATGGCGGAGAATGTCTCCAGTCACGGCGCTTGCACTGATCATTGGCATAGCTGTCGTAACGGTATCCGGTACATCGTTCGATGCCGGCTCACGTGACAGCGTTATTCTGCTGGCAGCGACGGTGCCGCTTCTGCTGCTGTGGTTCATTTCGCCCGCTGTCGCCCACTCGCTGAGTGCACCAGCAACTCCGAGCGAGCTCCGACTATCGGGCACGGAGCGGCAATCTGCGCTTCGCTACGCGAAGCTGCATTGGCAGTACTTCGAACAGTTCGTGACTGAAGAAACGCAGTGGCTCGCGCCCGACAATTTTCAGGAAGAACCGGAGCCGATAGTTGCAGCCCGGACGTCGCCGACGAATATCGGTCTCCAGATGATGTCCATCGTTTCAGCTCACGACCTGGGATTGATTCAGCTGGACGACATGATCGAACGTCTGGAGAAAGTGTTTCGCTCGCTCGAACGAATGCGACGGCATCGGGGTCATTTCTTCAATTGGTACGATCTTCGTGACCTGCATGTTCTGGAGCCGGCCTATATCTCGACAGTCGACAGCGGGAACCTCGCTGGACATCTGATCGCCCTGAAACAGGCTTGCCTGCAGAAAGGCAGGGCGGCCGAGTGTACGAAAGCTGATGTTGCGCGGCTGCAGGCAATTGCAGAACGCGCGCGGGCGTACGCATTGGAAATGGATTTCAAGTTTCTCTTCGATGACAAGCGGAAGCTTTTCTCGATAGGCTATCGACAAGCCGCAAATGCTTTCGACAACTCGTATTACGACCTGCTCGCATCAGAGTCGCGGCTGGCATCGTTTATGGCGATCGCCAAGGACGACGTTCCTGTCGACCACTGGTTCAGGCTGGGACGCACGCTGACCACGGTGGCAGGCACCAGGACGCTCATCTCCTGGAGCGGAAGCATGTTCGAGTATCTGATGCCGGCCCTGGTGATGCGCACCTTTCCCTCGACTCTTCTGAGCCAGACGCATCATGGCGCAGTAAAACGGCATATCGCATATGGTGCGGAGCGGGGCGTGCCGTGGGGAATTTCGGAATCTGCATACAACATCCGGGACAGGGCATCCACGTATCAATATCGCGCCTTCGGTGTTCCGGATATTGCGCTCAAACGCGGATTGAGCCGGGACCTCGTGATCGCGCCCTACGCCACCGCGCTTGCGTTGCTCGTCGAGCCTCATCAGGCGATGCGGAACATGGCGATGCTCGAGGCGGAAGGCGCACTCGGTCCATACGGATTCCGCGACGCGATTGACTACACGAGGCCGCTGCCCGGTTCGCGCAAGGCTGTCGTAGGTGCGTATATGGCGCATCATGTGGGCATGAGCATGGTGGCGTTCACCAATGCCCTGTGTCGCAATGTGTGGCAGCAGCGGTTTCACTCAGACCCAATAGTGAGGTCAGCGGAGCTCATACTCCAGGAGAGGATCCCGAGGCGGCTCGTCGTGCAGGACGTGCAGCAGCAGGACGACACAGTGAACGTCCCGAGCGAGACGGAGAAGCCGGCTGTTCGCGAGCTCGACACTGCAAACACGCCTCAGCCCCGAATCGCGATTCTGGGCAACGTGCCGTATACGACGATCGTAACCAATTCCGGAAGTGGCGTAAGCAGGTACGGCAATATCGCCGTCAACCGCTGGCGCAACGACGGCACGCGGGACGATTTCGGTCAATGGTGTTACGTGAAGGACATGACCACCGGCAATGTGTGGTCGGCAGGACATCAGCCGGTCTGCGCAACCGCGCAGTGGTACCGGGTGTTTTTCGCAAGTGATCGTGTGACGTTTCATCGCCGCGACGGAGATATCGAAACCCAGATGGAGATCGCGGTAGCATCGGGTGACGCGGCGGAAGTTCGCAGAATAACGGTCTTCAACCGCTCCAGCATACCGCACGAAATCGAACTCACTAGCTATTTCGAGGTCGTAATCGCTCCACCAGATTCAGATCGCGCGCATCCGGCATTCGGAAATCTGTTCGTGCAGACGGAATGGCTCGGTGCAAGTTCCGCGATTCTGGCGATGCGAAGACCGCGTTCGGCGGTGGACAAAGCAGCATGGTGCGGGCATGTGCTGGCAGTCGGTGCGGGGAGCGCGGGCAGCGTGAGCTGTGAGACCGATCGTGCTCAGTTCATCGGCCGGGGACGTTCTGCGCGCGATCCGATCGCTCTCGACGTAAACGGCGATCTCTCCGGAACAGTGGGCGCCGTGCTCGATCCGGTGCTTGCCCTGAGGACACGCCTGACGATTCCCGCAGGCCGGTCAGCGGAAGCTACGTTCACCACGTTCATGGCGGAGGATCGCGAGCAGGCGGTGCAACTCGCCGACCTTTATCACGATACGTACAGTGCGCGCCGTGCACTCGATCTCTCGTGGGCGCAGGCACAGGCAGAATTGCGTGAACTCGGAATATCGCCCGCGGACGCAGCGCTTTATCAGGAACTGGCAGGCCATCTGCTGTTCACTCATCCCGGCTTCAAGGGTCTTGCGGAAAAATGTGAGGACAACACCCTCGGACAGCAGGAATTATGGGCACTCGGGATTTCAGGCGACTGGCCAATATTGCTTGCGACCCTGGAGTCGGCCGACGGCTTGCCGAGCGTTCGCCAGTTGCTGCGGGTGCATCATTACTGGCGTCTCAAGGGATTGATGTGCGACCTCGTCATTCTCAACGAGCATCCGCCGACATATCTGCAGGAACTCAGTGACGCTCTGCTGATGACGGTGATGGCATCGAGCGAATCGGGACTACTGGACCGGCCGGGCGGCGTTTTTCTCCGAAGGGCAGATGTGCTGAAGCCAGAGGATATTCAGCTGCTGAACGCGGTCGCTCGCATCCAGGTGGATTGTGACGGTCTGGGACTTGGCAATTTTCTGGAGTTTCCGAATGTCGAGGACAAATACGAGAAGGACGAGGGAAGATCGGCTGACGGTGTCGATTCATCGGTAGCATCCCTCAATGGCGACAACGCGCATTCATTACCGCAGACAGATGCATCCGGACTTCAGCACTTCAACGGCCTCGGCGGTTTCAACGATAATCACGAATACGAAATCCGGTTGAATGGAGAGGAGCTCCCGCCGGCACCGTGGGTCAATGTGATCGGCAACCCGGCCGGCGGCTTCGTCGTCAGTGAGACTGGCGCCGGCGTGACATGGGCCGAGAACAGCTACTTCTTCAGACTGACACCTTGGCAGAACGATCCGGTGAGCGACCCGTCGGGCGAGTGTATCTACCTGAGGGATGACGACACCGGGTTCATCTGGACCGCAACGCCCGAGCCGGTGAGGACGCGTGCGTCCTACACCGTAAAGCATGGGGCTGGATACTCGGTTTTCAGCCAGGAGCAGAACGGCGTGGAGACATCGCTGCGGATGGGGATGCCCGAAGCTGATCCGGTGAAAATTCAGGTTCTTACTCTGCGAAATTCCGGATCGACGAAAAAAAGCCTGACGATCACCAGCTACGTGGAGTGGGTTCTGGGCGTGGATCGGGAGAAGACCCGGGAGCACATTCGCACCGGCATGGACAGGGCGACTGAGACGATGTTCGCGCGCAATTACTTCGATGCGCAGTTCGCTGGGCGCGTCGTGTTCTCGGCGATAAGTGAACCACTGTCGGGCTTCACTGCCGCCCGCAGAGAGTTCATCGGCCGCAATCGCTCGCTTGGCGATCCTGCTGGACTGAGGAGCGGTGATCTCAGTGGTGATGTCGGCGATACCGTCGATCCATGCGCGGTACTTCAGACCACGATCGACCTTCAGCCCGGCGAGACGCGACAGGTTACCGTACTGCTCGGCGCAGGGAGCGGGAGCGAAGATGCGCTTGCCCTCGTGTCGAGGTACAGGTCGCCGGAAGCGGCAAATGCCGCGCTTGATCACGCGGCACGCGTCTGGCGCGCGCGGCTCGGTACGATATCGATCAGGACCCCTGAGCCCACTTTCGACCTGATAGTGAATCAGTGGGCTCTTTATCAGGGATTATCATGCAGGATGTGGGCGAGGTCTGCGCTATATCAATCAAGTGGCGCTTTCGGATTCCGCGACCAGTTGCAGGATGTGATGGCGTTTGCGTACACCGAGCCACAGCTTGCCCGGGGCCACATCATTCGCTGCGCGTCGAGGCAATTCGAGGAAGGGGACGTTCAGCACTGGTGGCACCCGCACAGTGGGCGCGGTGTTCGGACGAGATTTTCCGACGATCTCATCTGGCTGCCGTACGTCGTGAATCATTACCTGAGCCTGTCCGGTGATCGGACAGTGCTTGACGAAGACGTGCCATACCTCACGATGCGACAGCTCAATGCCGACGAGCACGAGCTTTACGATCTGCCGCAGATGTCGGAGATGGTCGAGCCCGTTTATGACCACTGCGTGCGGGCACTTAGGAAAGCTTCCACGGCTGGCGCGCATGGACTGCCGCTAATAGGCAGCGGCGACTGGAATGATGGAATGAATCGCGTGGGTATCGAAGGGAAAGGCGAGAGTGTGTGGCTTGCCTGGTTCCTGATAGTAACGCTCAGGAAATTTGCTGAGCACGCGACAACCCGTGGCGACCACGCAGTGAACGAGGAGTTTACACGGAAAGCAGACGAGTACCAGAAAGCGGCTGAGAGCGCTGGATGGGATGGTGCGTGGTACCGTCGAGCGTACTACGACGACGGTACGCCGATGGGGTCGAACACGAGTGACGATTGCAAGATCGACTCAATTGCCCAGACATGGAGCATTATCTCGCGCGCCGGCGATCCGGAACACTGCCGCGCGGCGATGCGGTCGCTCAATGAGCATCTGGTGCGGGAGGATGCGCGGCTTATCATGCTCCTCACGCCTGCGTTCGATAAGTCAAAGCACGATCCCGGCTACATACAGGGATATCTGCCAGGTGTACGCGAAAATGGCGCGCAATACACCCATGCGGCGCTCTGGGCGGTACTGGCAACGGCGCTGCAGGGGGATGGCGACCGGGCGATGGAGTTGTACCAGATGATCAACCCGGTAACGCATGCGCTGACGCCGGAGGGTGTCGCGAATTACAAGGTAGAGCCTTACGTGGTTGCGGCCGATGTGTACACTGCGGAGGGGCATCTGGGGCGTGGGGGCTGGACCTGGTATACCGGGTCAGCGAGCTGGCTTTACCGGGTTGGCCTGGAAGCGATACTCGGTTTCACCAAGCGGGGCGAAACCCTGGAAATGGATCCCTGTATTCCTTCCACCTGGAAGGAGTTCGCGCTCGAGTATCGCCATGCCGACAGCACTTACGCCATCACCGTGAAAAATCCGTCTGGCGTCCAGCGAGGCGTGATCTCAACGACGATCGACGGAGAAATTGTCACCGGTCCGATCCCGCTCGCTGCTGGGGGCCGGCGTCACGAGGTCATTGTGACGCTGGGGACTCCTCCATCTCAACCTCGGGAAGCGGCGTAA